One genomic segment of Erythrobacter sp. THAF29 includes these proteins:
- a CDS encoding HPr family phosphocarrier protein — translation MSELRRNVTIVNKRGLHARASAKFVGAVAALPEGVNVRVAKDGNEAAGGSILGLMMLGAAKGDSVDIIVSGENAEEVLNDLVSLIEDGFGEE, via the coding sequence ATGAGCGAGCTGCGCAGAAACGTTACCATCGTCAACAAACGCGGCCTGCATGCAAGGGCCAGCGCCAAATTCGTCGGTGCCGTCGCGGCGCTGCCCGAAGGTGTGAACGTGCGCGTCGCGAAGGACGGAAACGAGGCTGCCGGCGGATCGATCCTTGGCCTTATGATGCTCGGCGCTGCGAAAGGCGATAGTGTCGATATCATCGTGTCGGGCGAGAACGCGGAAGAAGTGCTGAACGATCTCGTGAGCCTGATCGAAGACGGCTTCGGCGAAGAATAG
- a CDS encoding HPr kinase/phosphorylase, which produces MTEHESTILQASAVAIDGRALVIEGPPGSGKSSLALGLIERGAELIGDDGVTLDRRGERIFASPPPNITSLIEVHGVGIVEHPVAEPTPLALILILDGIPIRLPEALASRTVLGVDIPVLPFEPGTIAPVARAKAALNVHGLRMA; this is translated from the coding sequence GTGACGGAGCACGAATCCACGATCTTGCAAGCGAGCGCGGTCGCGATCGATGGGCGCGCTCTGGTCATCGAAGGCCCTCCCGGCAGTGGGAAATCATCGCTTGCGCTCGGGCTGATCGAACGCGGTGCCGAGCTCATCGGAGACGACGGTGTGACGCTCGATCGCCGCGGCGAGCGCATTTTTGCCAGTCCTCCCCCGAACATTACCAGCCTGATCGAAGTGCACGGTGTCGGCATAGTCGAACATCCAGTCGCAGAGCCGACCCCGCTGGCCCTTATCCTCATTCTTGATGGCATTCCAATACGCTTGCCTGAAGCGCTTGCCTCGCGGACCGTACTCGGTGTCGACATACCCGTTTTGCCGTTCGAACCGGGAACAATCGCGCCGGTCGCAAGGGCCAAGGCAGCGTTGAATGTCCATGGACTTCGCATGGCCTAG
- a CDS encoding PTS sugar transporter subunit IIA has protein sequence MIGLILVTHGRLADQFVEAMEHVVGAQSGIATVCIGPNDDMEQRREEIAKAIQSVDVGKGVIVLTDLFGGTPSNLAISLLEAGQVEVIAGINLPMLIRLAGARKSMDVQEAVEAAQQAGKNYITVASELLGEDAGKKTAEG, from the coding sequence ATGATTGGTTTGATCCTGGTCACCCACGGCCGCCTCGCGGACCAGTTTGTCGAAGCGATGGAACACGTCGTCGGCGCGCAGTCGGGCATCGCGACCGTTTGCATCGGCCCGAATGACGATATGGAACAGCGCCGCGAAGAAATCGCAAAAGCCATCCAGTCGGTCGATGTCGGGAAGGGCGTGATCGTACTCACCGACCTGTTCGGCGGCACGCCTTCGAACCTCGCCATCTCGCTGCTCGAAGCGGGCCAGGTCGAGGTTATCGCAGGGATCAACCTGCCGATGCTCATCAGGCTTGCGGGCGCGCGCAAAAGCATGGACGTGCAGGAAGCGGTAGAGGCGGCGCAGCAGGCCGGGAAGAACTACATTACGGTCGCCAGCGAACTGCTCGGCGAAGACGCGGGCAAGAAGACCGCAGAGGGCTGA
- the rmuC gene encoding DNA recombination protein RmuC, which translates to MDGNVLIAIVAMIALLTGGAIGWFLGSKPAADLRERLDAREVEFKAAIAELGEAKIDLSAARERAGRADALAAELDKLREENAAFRAERAGFAEQKRLLEESRDKLLKEFENTGSKVLEAAREKFAAEASKRLGDAEAQNKEAVAGLLKPVSERLEKYEKQVETLENQRKDAFGQLHGLIQSMREGQEQVRREAQRLGNSLTNAPKARGRWGEQQLKNLLEQVGLAQHTDFELESSIDTEDGRLRPDAIVRIPGGKVLVIDAKVSLNAYQAAFEADDDEARDAALADHVRSMRNHVQQLGAKAYQSQFEEAPDYVVMFVPGEHFVAAALEHDPTLWDFAFERRVLLATPTNLVAIARTVAQVWRQDGLAKEAQEIGRMGAELYERLSVAASHLKRVGGGLETAVNNYNKFVGSFERNVLSSGKRLAEKGIEIGKREIEDVPLVESAPRYTAQDADEVDAIEDKRDAAE; encoded by the coding sequence ATGGATGGAAATGTTCTGATTGCAATCGTCGCCATGATCGCGCTGCTGACGGGCGGCGCGATCGGTTGGTTTCTGGGTTCGAAGCCCGCTGCCGATTTGCGCGAACGGCTCGATGCGCGCGAGGTCGAGTTCAAGGCCGCAATCGCCGAACTGGGTGAGGCGAAGATCGATCTGTCCGCCGCGCGGGAGAGGGCGGGGCGCGCGGATGCCTTGGCTGCGGAACTGGACAAGTTGCGCGAGGAGAATGCTGCATTCAGGGCCGAGCGGGCCGGCTTTGCCGAACAGAAGCGTTTGCTCGAGGAATCGCGCGACAAGCTGCTCAAGGAGTTCGAGAATACCGGCTCAAAGGTGCTTGAAGCAGCGCGCGAGAAATTTGCCGCAGAAGCGAGTAAGCGGCTTGGTGATGCCGAGGCGCAGAACAAGGAAGCGGTCGCGGGTCTGTTGAAGCCTGTCAGCGAGCGGTTGGAGAAGTACGAGAAACAGGTCGAAACACTCGAAAACCAGCGCAAGGACGCTTTCGGGCAGCTTCATGGCCTTATCCAGTCGATGCGCGAGGGGCAGGAACAGGTGCGGCGCGAAGCGCAAAGGCTCGGCAATTCGCTCACCAACGCTCCCAAAGCGCGCGGGCGTTGGGGCGAGCAGCAATTGAAGAACCTGCTAGAACAGGTCGGTCTTGCCCAGCACACCGATTTCGAGCTCGAATCCTCGATCGATACGGAAGACGGTCGGCTGCGGCCTGACGCCATCGTTCGCATTCCAGGTGGGAAAGTGCTGGTAATCGATGCCAAGGTTTCGCTGAACGCCTATCAGGCCGCGTTTGAGGCCGATGACGACGAGGCGCGTGATGCCGCACTTGCCGACCATGTCCGCTCGATGCGCAATCACGTGCAGCAACTGGGCGCGAAAGCCTACCAGTCTCAGTTCGAGGAAGCGCCCGATTATGTCGTGATGTTCGTGCCGGGCGAGCATTTCGTCGCCGCCGCGCTCGAACACGATCCGACGCTGTGGGATTTCGCGTTCGAGCGGCGCGTGCTGCTCGCCACCCCGACCAATCTCGTCGCCATTGCGCGCACCGTCGCGCAGGTCTGGCGGCAGGACGGGCTCGCAAAAGAAGCGCAGGAAATCGGCCGCATGGGGGCGGAATTGTACGAACGGCTGAGCGTTGCCGCGAGCCACCTTAAACGCGTCGGCGGAGGGCTGGAAACCGCGGTCAACAATTACAACAAGTTCGTCGGCAGTTTCGAACGCAACGTGCTCTCGTCGGGCAAGCGGCTCGCGGAAAAAGGGATCGAGATCGGCAAGCGCGAAATCGAGGATGTGCCGCTGGTCGAATCCGCTCCGCGCTACACCGCGCAGGATGCGGACGAGGTCGATGCGATCGAGGACAAGCGCGATGCGGCGGAGTAG
- a CDS encoding RNA methyltransferase has product MRRQITGFSNPTVKYLRSLRDKKHRKRAGQFLVEGLRLLEDARAGGRLPRQLVLASGRDPHPLIERLEAEIETAGGEVIETTPDILSKITGKSNPQSVAGVFDEWDTSLNQLDRSGASIWLVAQALRDPGNLGTMLRTGDAVGAGGLILIDDCADPFSAEAVRASMGAVFTQGLAQARWEEFLPWLRSGSGQLVAASLRDAVPYRGAAYEAPCFILVGNESQGLPETYEAECDLRVTMPMKGRADSLNAAVAGAVLAYEVLDALDRRS; this is encoded by the coding sequence GTGCGCAGGCAAATCACCGGATTCTCCAACCCGACGGTCAAGTACCTGCGGTCGCTTAGGGACAAGAAGCATCGCAAGCGCGCAGGCCAGTTTCTGGTCGAAGGTCTGCGGCTTCTCGAAGATGCGCGGGCGGGTGGCCGCTTGCCGCGCCAATTGGTGCTCGCGAGCGGGCGCGATCCCCATCCGCTGATCGAGCGGCTGGAAGCCGAGATCGAGACGGCAGGCGGAGAGGTGATCGAGACAACGCCCGACATCCTCTCCAAGATCACCGGCAAGTCGAACCCGCAAAGCGTCGCGGGGGTGTTCGACGAATGGGATACCTCGTTGAACCAACTCGACCGCTCTGGCGCGTCGATCTGGCTTGTGGCGCAGGCACTACGCGATCCTGGTAATCTCGGGACCATGCTGCGCACCGGAGATGCCGTGGGGGCCGGCGGGTTGATCCTGATCGACGACTGCGCCGACCCTTTCAGCGCGGAAGCCGTGCGCGCCAGCATGGGCGCGGTGTTCACGCAAGGGCTCGCGCAAGCGCGGTGGGAGGAGTTTCTCCCGTGGCTCCGCAGTGGATCGGGCCAGCTCGTCGCGGCGAGCCTGCGCGATGCAGTGCCTTATCGCGGGGCCGCATACGAGGCACCATGCTTCATCCTCGTCGGCAACGAATCGCAAGGCCTGCCCGAAACCTACGAAGCCGAATGCGACCTGCGCGTGACCATGCCGATGAAGGGGCGCGCGGACAGCCTCAACGCGGCGGTGGCAGGCGCGGTGCTGGCCTATGAAGTGCTTGACGCGCTTGACCGGCGAAGTTGA
- the def gene encoding peptide deformylase codes for MAIREILEVPDPRLKTVSANVEPDEFNDDLRNLVADMFETMYDAPGIGLAAIQVGVPKRVLVIDLQPEDPDAEPVECEHDGTKHTHPATKKEPRVFINPKIVDPAEELSTYQEGCLSVPEIYADVDRPATCTVRYQDLDGNHHEEHLEGLLATCLQHEMDHLEGILFIDHLSRLKRNMALKKLKKLRQAA; via the coding sequence ATGGCTATTCGCGAAATCCTGGAAGTGCCGGACCCCCGGCTCAAGACCGTCTCTGCAAATGTTGAACCCGATGAGTTCAACGACGATCTGCGCAACCTCGTCGCCGATATGTTCGAGACGATGTACGATGCGCCGGGCATCGGTCTTGCGGCAATCCAGGTCGGCGTGCCTAAGCGCGTGCTGGTGATCGACCTCCAGCCCGAAGACCCCGATGCAGAGCCGGTCGAATGCGAGCATGACGGGACGAAGCACACGCATCCGGCGACGAAGAAGGAGCCGCGCGTCTTCATCAATCCCAAGATCGTCGATCCGGCCGAGGAACTTTCGACCTATCAGGAAGGCTGCCTTTCGGTCCCCGAAATCTACGCCGACGTGGATCGCCCGGCGACATGTACGGTGCGCTATCAGGATCTCGACGGGAACCACCACGAAGAGCATCTTGAGGGATTGCTTGCCACGTGCCTCCAGCACGAGATGGACCACCTTGAAGGCATCCTGTTCATCGACCACCTCTCGCGCCTCAAGCGCAACATGGCGCTGAAAAAACTCAAGAAACTTCGTCAGGCGGCGTAA
- a CDS encoding four-helix bundle copper-binding protein, with protein sequence MSIKEMIQDHPDVGEDYTKELGEAVKHAMYAAAIINSCADACLAEADAKERAECIRRCLDASDACTAFYRMGSRRTGENVLAIRAIGLATIVACEQCRDMCAMHDDRHCRRCVQICEEVIRDVNAAVAVMKKEA encoded by the coding sequence ATGTCGATCAAGGAAATGATCCAGGACCACCCCGATGTGGGTGAGGACTACACCAAGGAGCTCGGCGAGGCGGTCAAACACGCAATGTATGCCGCCGCGATCATCAATTCCTGCGCCGATGCCTGTCTTGCCGAGGCCGATGCGAAGGAGCGCGCCGAATGCATCCGCCGCTGTCTCGATGCGTCGGACGCCTGCACCGCCTTTTATCGCATGGGCTCGCGCCGGACGGGCGAGAACGTGCTCGCGATCCGGGCCATCGGTCTCGCGACGATCGTGGCGTGCGAACAGTGCCGCGATATGTGCGCAATGCATGACGACCGGCATTGCAGGCGATGCGTGCAGATCTGCGAGGAAGTCATCCGCGACGTGAATGCAGCGGTCGCGGTAATGAAGAAAGAGGCATAG
- a CDS encoding response regulator transcription factor, protein MNEPQGDPPASEDAAEIALVDDDRNILTTVSIALQAEGFVTRLYSDGETALKALIENPPALGVFDIKMPKMDGMELLKRVREHVALPVIFLTSKDDEADEEAGLELGADDYIAKPFSQRLLIARIRAILRRADPAREHASEAGESEAGQHGIARGRLEMDPARHHVTWDGKPVSLTVTEFLILEALAARPGVIKSRNQLMDAAYPDDIFVDDRTVDSHIKRMRRKFRSVDPEFGAIETLYGAGYSFNDG, encoded by the coding sequence ATGAACGAGCCACAAGGCGATCCTCCCGCAAGCGAAGACGCTGCGGAAATCGCGCTGGTCGACGACGATCGCAACATCCTTACTACCGTTTCGATCGCGCTCCAGGCCGAGGGATTCGTCACCCGCCTCTACTCCGATGGCGAGACTGCCTTGAAAGCGCTTATCGAGAACCCGCCCGCGCTCGGCGTATTCGATATCAAGATGCCGAAAATGGACGGAATGGAATTGCTGAAGCGCGTGCGCGAACACGTTGCGCTGCCGGTTATCTTCCTGACCAGCAAAGACGATGAAGCCGACGAAGAGGCGGGTCTCGAACTCGGCGCCGACGACTACATCGCCAAACCTTTCAGCCAGCGCCTGCTTATCGCGCGCATCCGTGCGATCCTGCGCCGCGCCGATCCCGCGCGAGAGCATGCAAGCGAAGCCGGAGAAAGTGAAGCGGGTCAACACGGCATCGCACGCGGAAGGCTCGAAATGGATCCGGCGCGCCATCATGTCACGTGGGACGGCAAACCGGTGAGCCTTACTGTAACGGAATTCCTGATCCTTGAGGCGCTCGCTGCGCGACCGGGCGTGATCAAGAGCCGCAACCAGCTGATGGACGCGGCTTATCCCGATGACATTTTCGTCGACGATCGCACGGTCGACAGCCACATCAAGCGGATGCGGCGCAAATTCCGTAGCGTCGATCCCGAATTCGGCGCGATAGAAACGCTCTACGGCGCAGGTTATTCGTTCAACGATGGCTGA
- the recR gene encoding recombination mediator RecR, with product MASQEIEALSGALARLPGLGPRSARRAVLWLVKNREQALPALLEALDAVSETLVECSTCGNVDTRDPCGICTDPRRDAKSLCVVEDVADVWALDRARLFQGRYHVLGGKLSALDGVGPEDLNVASLLDRVETGEVDEVVLAMNATLEGQTTAHYLAERLEPFNLRITQLAHGLPVGGELDYLDEGTLAQALRARRPV from the coding sequence ATGGCATCGCAAGAGATCGAAGCGCTCTCCGGAGCGCTCGCCCGGTTGCCGGGCCTCGGGCCGCGCTCGGCGCGGCGTGCGGTGCTGTGGCTGGTGAAGAACCGCGAACAGGCGTTGCCCGCATTGCTCGAAGCATTGGACGCCGTGTCCGAGACGCTGGTGGAATGTTCGACATGTGGCAATGTCGACACGCGCGATCCTTGCGGCATCTGCACCGATCCCCGGCGCGATGCGAAATCGCTTTGCGTGGTCGAGGATGTCGCCGATGTCTGGGCGCTCGACCGCGCGCGGCTGTTCCAGGGGCGCTACCACGTGCTTGGCGGCAAGCTCTCCGCACTCGACGGCGTCGGCCCGGAGGACCTCAACGTGGCCTCGCTGCTCGACCGGGTCGAAACCGGCGAGGTGGATGAGGTAGTGCTCGCCATGAACGCCACGCTCGAAGGGCAGACCACCGCGCATTACCTCGCCGAGCGGCTGGAGCCGTTCAATCTGCGGATCACCCAGCTCGCGCACGGCCTGCCCGTAGGCGGCGAACTCGACTATCTCGACGAAGGAACATTGGCGCAGGCGCTGAGGGCGAGAAGGCCGGTTTAG
- a CDS encoding HAMP domain-containing sensor histidine kinase yields the protein MAEPSGSNTADDAPQLSSGETLSTTGRFSLTARILLVNMLPLLLLGGGLFYLDSYRTQLINERFKLARIEAQITAEALAGASRERQEALLVQIGKEQGMRLRMFDAEGRLWADSFELDEPSFTFDDISDDTWDQRFARWLDRTVDTIVAAEPVTDYVPREAKTADAWPELVRAREQGVSQVTLYDWADGTPVITAAAPVGLNGATLLTVRNAVDITATVRAARTTLVTAVLLILFASAMLSLYLARTIVTPLRELATAAVKVRQGRERGVEVPRLPDRSDEIGLLARAVSDMTAALRHRIDAVDSFAADVAHEIKNPLASLRSAIESLPKVNDEETRRELEMIAIHDVRRIDRLVTEISDASRIDSEMSRATRERIDMAELVRSIIGSREHRAENQDHRIELKTHGPPPVVLGVGARLERVIENLLDNAVSFSPPEAPIEVLVENDGACVSVTVCDSGPGIPEESREKVFHRFHSVRPEQEDFGNHSGLGLAIARAIAEAHDGSLVAEARSDGAQGACIRLRLPAA from the coding sequence ATGGCTGAACCTTCTGGCTCGAACACGGCTGACGATGCGCCCCAGCTTTCCAGCGGGGAAACGCTGAGCACCACGGGCAGATTCTCGCTCACGGCGCGCATCCTGCTCGTAAACATGCTGCCGCTCCTGCTGCTGGGCGGCGGATTGTTTTACCTCGACAGCTACCGTACGCAGCTCATCAACGAACGTTTCAAGCTTGCACGCATCGAAGCGCAGATCACCGCGGAAGCACTCGCGGGCGCGAGCCGCGAGAGGCAGGAGGCGCTGCTCGTCCAGATTGGAAAGGAACAGGGCATGCGACTGCGCATGTTCGATGCCGAAGGGCGCCTGTGGGCCGACAGTTTCGAACTCGACGAACCCAGCTTCACCTTCGACGACATTTCCGACGACACCTGGGACCAACGGTTCGCCCGCTGGCTCGATCGCACCGTGGACACCATCGTCGCAGCAGAGCCGGTGACCGACTATGTCCCGCGCGAGGCCAAGACGGCCGATGCCTGGCCAGAACTCGTGCGTGCGCGCGAGCAGGGTGTGAGCCAGGTAACGCTATACGACTGGGCTGACGGGACGCCGGTGATCACCGCCGCCGCACCGGTCGGCCTCAACGGCGCGACATTGCTGACCGTGCGCAATGCGGTCGACATCACCGCCACTGTGCGCGCCGCGCGCACTACGCTGGTAACGGCGGTTCTACTGATCCTTTTCGCCTCGGCGATGCTGTCGCTGTATCTCGCACGTACGATCGTGACGCCACTCCGTGAACTCGCGACTGCAGCAGTGAAGGTGCGGCAGGGGCGCGAACGCGGGGTCGAGGTTCCTCGCCTGCCCGATCGCAGCGACGAGATCGGCCTGCTCGCCCGCGCGGTTTCCGACATGACCGCCGCGCTGCGCCACCGGATCGATGCGGTCGACAGCTTCGCGGCAGATGTGGCGCACGAGATCAAGAACCCGCTCGCAAGCCTGCGCAGCGCCATCGAATCGCTGCCCAAGGTCAATGACGAGGAAACCCGCCGCGAACTCGAGATGATCGCCATTCACGACGTACGTCGCATCGATCGGCTCGTGACAGAGATTTCCGACGCCAGCCGGATCGATTCCGAGATGAGCCGCGCGACACGCGAGCGGATCGACATGGCAGAACTTGTCCGATCGATCATCGGCAGCCGCGAGCACCGCGCGGAAAACCAGGACCACCGGATCGAACTCAAGACACACGGACCACCGCCGGTGGTTCTCGGCGTCGGCGCAAGGCTGGAGAGGGTGATCGAGAACCTGCTCGACAACGCGGTTTCGTTTTCCCCGCCCGAAGCCCCGATCGAAGTGCTGGTCGAAAATGACGGTGCCTGCGTATCCGTCACCGTGTGCGATTCCGGTCCGGGTATCCCGGAGGAATCGCGCGAAAAGGTCTTCCACCGCTTTCACTCGGTGCGCCCCGAGCAAGAGGATTTCGGCAACCATTCCGGCCTTGGCCTGGCGATTGCGCGTGCGATTGCAGAGGCGCATGATGGCTCGCTCGTCGCTGAGGCGCGCAGCGATGGGGCACAGGGCGCCTGCATACGCCTGCGCTTGCCGGCCGCGTGA
- the fmt gene encoding methionyl-tRNA formyltransferase — protein MRTIFMGTPDFAVPALVALHEAGHEIACVYTQPPRPAGRGKKLRPSPVQAKAEELGIPVRSPRSLRNEEAQAEFAALDADVAVVAAYGLILPQPVLDAPKHGCLNIHASILPRWRGAAPIHRAIMAGDEETGVTIMQMEAGLDTGPMLHIVRTPIADKTTGDLTAELAELGAGAMVEVLANLDGYAPQPQEDAAATYAPKIDKAEARIDWSLPAGELVRHVHGLSPFPGAWFELAGERVKVLRAEAVEGSGEPGEVLDSGLSIACGSGALRPIRLQRAGKPAMSREEFLRGYPIESGVSVD, from the coding sequence CTGCGGACAATCTTCATGGGAACGCCCGATTTTGCGGTGCCCGCGCTCGTCGCGCTGCATGAAGCCGGGCATGAAATCGCCTGCGTTTACACCCAGCCGCCACGCCCGGCGGGCCGGGGCAAGAAGCTGCGCCCTTCCCCGGTGCAGGCGAAAGCGGAGGAACTCGGCATCCCTGTGCGTTCGCCCCGGTCGCTGCGAAACGAAGAGGCGCAGGCGGAATTCGCTGCGCTCGACGCAGACGTGGCGGTGGTCGCTGCCTATGGCCTGATCCTGCCGCAGCCGGTTCTCGATGCGCCCAAACACGGCTGCCTCAACATCCATGCCTCGATCCTGCCGCGCTGGCGGGGCGCGGCACCGATCCACCGCGCGATCATGGCGGGGGACGAGGAAACGGGGGTCACGATAATGCAGATGGAGGCAGGGCTCGATACCGGCCCGATGCTGCACATCGTGCGCACGCCGATTGCCGACAAGACCACCGGCGACCTCACCGCCGAGCTTGCCGAGCTGGGCGCAGGCGCGATGGTCGAGGTGCTGGCGAACCTCGATGGCTATGCCCCGCAGCCGCAGGAGGATGCGGCGGCGACTTACGCGCCCAAGATCGACAAGGCCGAGGCGCGGATCGACTGGTCGCTCCCGGCAGGCGAACTGGTGCGGCATGTCCACGGCCTCTCGCCCTTTCCCGGAGCTTGGTTCGAGCTTGCAGGCGAGCGCGTAAAAGTGCTGCGGGCGGAGGCGGTCGAGGGCAGCGGCGAGCCGGGCGAAGTGCTCGACAGCGGCCTTTCCATCGCCTGCGGCAGCGGCGCGCTGCGCCCGATCCGCCTGCAACGCGCGGGCAAGCCGGCGATGAGCCGCGAGGAATTCCTTCGCGGATATCCCATAGAATCCGGAGTTAGCGTCGATTGA
- the rapZ gene encoding RNase adapter RapZ, protein MSSSPLFSNVEPQRLLVVTGLSGAGKSTALDVLEDLGWETIDNFPVRLLDRLVAPSDEHVDDTRGPLAIGFDSRTRGFVPSDIIALLKQLADRNDLSVSFMFIDCADTELERRYNETRRRHPMSQGRPLLEGIGAERELLDPLRRAADIVIDTSDLSTNDLQNQIRDLFEISGDGEMTLTISSFGFARGMPPLADLVFDMRFLDNPHWIEGLRELTGLDAAVGEHIEKDPAFSTAFEQIRDLLLTLLPRYQAQGKSYVHIAFGCTGGRHRSVFTAERMAQGLRDAGFSPTVRHRNLGSRAADEIERGAALNRSAPGK, encoded by the coding sequence ATGAGCTCCTCCCCGCTCTTTTCGAACGTCGAGCCGCAGCGACTGCTGGTGGTCACCGGACTTTCCGGCGCGGGCAAGTCCACCGCTCTCGATGTGCTCGAAGACCTTGGCTGGGAGACCATAGACAATTTTCCGGTGCGCCTTCTCGACCGGCTCGTTGCCCCGTCGGACGAGCATGTCGATGATACGCGCGGCCCTCTCGCCATCGGATTCGATTCGCGAACCCGCGGCTTCGTCCCTTCGGACATCATCGCACTGCTGAAACAGCTTGCAGATCGCAACGATCTGTCGGTCAGCTTCATGTTCATCGACTGCGCCGACACCGAGCTCGAGCGGCGCTATAACGAAACCCGCCGCCGCCACCCGATGTCACAAGGTCGGCCGCTGCTCGAAGGAATTGGGGCGGAGCGCGAGCTCCTCGATCCGTTGAGGCGCGCGGCCGACATCGTCATCGACACCAGCGACCTTTCGACCAACGACCTCCAAAACCAGATCCGCGACCTGTTCGAGATATCCGGCGACGGCGAGATGACGCTCACCATCTCGAGCTTCGGTTTCGCGCGCGGTATGCCGCCCCTCGCCGACCTCGTTTTCGACATGCGATTCCTAGATAATCCGCACTGGATCGAAGGTTTGCGAGAGCTTACCGGACTGGACGCGGCTGTGGGCGAACACATCGAGAAAGATCCCGCCTTTTCAACCGCGTTCGAGCAAATCCGCGATCTGCTGCTAACCCTGCTTCCGCGCTATCAGGCCCAGGGCAAGAGCTATGTCCACATTGCGTTCGGTTGTACCGGGGGGAGACACCGCTCGGTCTTCACCGCCGAACGCATGGCCCAAGGCTTGCGTGACGCCGGATTTTCGCCCACTGTCCGCCATCGCAATTTGGGCTCGCGCGCTGCTGACGAGATCGAACGCGGCGCTGCGTTGAATCGGTCGGCGCCAGGAAAGTAA
- a CDS encoding DUF1330 domain-containing protein, producing the protein MRPVSIVQALLVLVLAVPAHADTGSASVDAAEATTKAYLVSEIAPSDMGSYRAYLQAVLPIIQSFGGRVLVSPFDPSQVIEGRELEGRLAVIEFPSATARDAFWNSPEYLAVKHLRLDNAKSRIIHVGK; encoded by the coding sequence ATGCGGCCCGTTTCGATTGTTCAAGCGCTGCTGGTGCTGGTTCTGGCGGTTCCAGCTCATGCCGATACCGGCTCTGCGTCGGTCGATGCAGCGGAAGCAACCACCAAGGCGTATCTGGTCTCCGAAATCGCGCCGAGCGATATGGGATCCTATCGCGCCTATTTGCAGGCGGTTTTGCCGATCATACAGAGCTTTGGCGGCCGGGTCCTGGTATCACCCTTCGATCCGTCACAGGTGATCGAAGGTAGGGAACTGGAAGGCCGGTTGGCGGTGATCGAGTTTCCTTCTGCCACGGCGCGCGATGCATTCTGGAATTCACCGGAATATCTTGCGGTCAAGCATTTGCGGCTCGATAATGCGAAGTCGCGGATCATTCACGTCGGGAAATAG